A region of Rhizobium grahamii DNA encodes the following proteins:
- a CDS encoding ABC transporter substrate-binding protein: MTLRTLLLGACSALAFAGMASAETLTIATVNNGDMIRMQKLTDDFKKKNPGINLEWVTLEENVLRQKVTTDIATKGGQYDVLTIGTYEVPIWAKQGWLLPLDNLGKDYDADDLLPAIRSGLTTDGKLYAAPFYGESSMVMYRKDLFDAAGLKMPDAPTWDFIADAAKKITNKDKEIYGICLRGKAGWGENMAFLTAMSNSFGARWFDEQWKPQFDQPEWKDTLNFYVNLMKEAGPPGASSNGFNENLALFQTGKCGMWIDATVAASFVSNPKESTVADKVGFALAPDKGLGKRGNWLWAWNLAIPAGSQKVEAAEKFVAWATSKDYTNLVAEKEGWLNAPPGTRSSLYANADYQKAAPFAKMTLDSINSADPTKPTVKPVPYVGVQFVAIPEFQGIGTAVGQQFSAALAGQVSVDQALQSAQQLTTREMTKAGYIK; encoded by the coding sequence ATGACATTGAGAACTCTCCTGCTGGGCGCCTGCTCGGCACTGGCGTTTGCCGGCATGGCTTCGGCCGAAACGCTGACGATCGCGACCGTCAACAACGGCGACATGATCCGGATGCAGAAGCTGACGGACGACTTCAAGAAAAAGAACCCCGGTATTAATCTCGAGTGGGTAACCCTCGAAGAAAACGTCCTGCGTCAAAAGGTTACGACCGACATCGCGACCAAGGGCGGTCAGTACGACGTTCTGACGATCGGTACCTACGAAGTTCCGATCTGGGCAAAGCAGGGCTGGCTGCTGCCGCTCGACAATCTCGGCAAGGACTATGATGCGGACGATCTGCTGCCGGCTATCCGCAGCGGTCTGACCACAGACGGCAAGCTCTATGCAGCACCGTTCTATGGCGAGAGCTCGATGGTCATGTACCGCAAGGACCTCTTCGACGCCGCCGGCCTGAAGATGCCTGACGCGCCGACCTGGGACTTCATCGCGGATGCCGCGAAGAAGATCACCAATAAGGACAAGGAAATCTACGGCATCTGCCTGCGCGGCAAGGCCGGCTGGGGCGAAAACATGGCCTTCCTGACGGCCATGTCGAACTCCTTCGGCGCTCGCTGGTTCGATGAACAGTGGAAGCCGCAGTTCGATCAGCCGGAGTGGAAGGATACACTGAACTTCTACGTCAACCTGATGAAGGAAGCCGGCCCTCCCGGTGCTTCGTCCAACGGCTTCAACGAAAACCTGGCGCTCTTCCAGACCGGCAAGTGCGGCATGTGGATCGACGCGACCGTTGCTGCGTCCTTCGTCAGCAACCCGAAGGAATCGACCGTCGCCGACAAGGTCGGCTTCGCTCTGGCTCCGGACAAGGGTCTCGGCAAGCGCGGCAACTGGCTCTGGGCCTGGAACCTCGCCATCCCGGCAGGCTCGCAGAAGGTCGAAGCGGCTGAGAAGTTCGTCGCCTGGGCAACGAGCAAGGATTACACCAACCTCGTCGCCGAGAAGGAAGGCTGGCTGAACGCACCTCCCGGCACGCGCTCTTCGCTCTATGCGAACGCCGATTACCAGAAGGCAGCACCGTTTGCGAAGATGACGCTCGACAGCATCAACTCCGCCGACCCGACCAAGCCGACCGTCAAGCCGGTTCCTTATGTTGGTGTCCAGTTCGTCGCTATTCCTGAATTCCAGGGTATCGGCACGGCCGTCGGCCAGCAGTTCTCCGCAGCTCTTGCCGGCCAGGTTTCGGTCGACCAGGCCCTGCAGAGCGCACAGCAGCTGACGACACGCGAAATGACGAAGGCTGGTTACATCAAATAA
- a CDS encoding carbohydrate ABC transporter permease has protein sequence MATLHTRSAARMMIAPSVILLFLWMIVPLVMTIYFSTLNYNLLSPGMETFVGFLNYKYFLTDPAFFSALINTLLLVLGVLLITVVGGIAFALLLNQDIYGQGIVRILVIAPFFVMPTVAALVWKNMFMNPVNGLFAHLAKAFGLQPYDWLANAPLFSIILIVAWQWLPFATLIMLTALQSLDEEQQEAAEMDGAGVVSKFIYIILPHMARAITVVILIQTIFLLSVFAEILVTTNGGPGTQSTNLTYLVYVQALLQFDIGGASAGGIVAVILANIVAIFLVRLVGKNLEA, from the coding sequence ATGGCAACGTTACACACCCGCTCCGCAGCACGAATGATGATTGCGCCATCCGTGATCCTGCTCTTCCTGTGGATGATCGTCCCGCTCGTGATGACGATCTACTTCTCGACGCTGAACTACAATCTGCTCAGCCCGGGGATGGAAACCTTCGTCGGTTTCCTGAACTACAAATACTTCCTGACCGATCCGGCCTTTTTCTCAGCGCTGATCAATACGCTGCTGCTGGTGCTCGGCGTGCTGCTGATCACCGTCGTCGGCGGTATCGCCTTTGCGCTGCTCCTGAACCAGGATATCTACGGGCAGGGCATCGTTCGCATCCTTGTCATCGCGCCCTTCTTCGTCATGCCGACGGTTGCCGCTCTGGTGTGGAAGAACATGTTCATGAACCCGGTCAACGGGCTCTTCGCGCATCTCGCCAAGGCGTTCGGATTGCAGCCCTATGACTGGCTTGCCAATGCGCCGCTCTTCTCGATCATCCTGATCGTTGCCTGGCAGTGGCTGCCGTTTGCGACGCTCATCATGCTGACCGCCCTACAGTCGCTGGACGAAGAGCAGCAGGAAGCCGCCGAAATGGATGGCGCCGGCGTCGTTTCGAAGTTCATCTATATCATCCTGCCGCACATGGCCCGCGCCATCACGGTCGTCATCCTGATCCAGACGATTTTCCTGCTTTCGGTCTTCGCCGAAATCCTGGTCACCACCAATGGCGGGCCGGGCACGCAGAGTACGAACCTCACCTATCTCGTCTATGTGCAGGCACTCCTGCAGTTCGATATCGGCGGCGCTTCGGCTGGCGGTATCGTGGCGGTCATCCTCGCCAATATCGTTGCGATCTTCCTCGTGCGCCTCGTCGGCAAGAATCTGGAGGCTTGA
- a CDS encoding ROK family protein, whose amino-acid sequence MIISFDIGGSAIKGGIARSENDITPLDRYPTPTDDFAAFVGVLRKIIDEAGEKPKRLSFSIAGVVDPDTQRLTCANIPCIHGRNFAADIEAELGIPVLVANDADCFAMAEAGLGAGRGHRIVLGVILGTGVGGGVIANGRLINEAGGFAGEWGHGPIVALRAGHPPVEIPHYACGCGQKGCVDSVGGARGMERLHKTLHDIDLSSREIIDDWLRGEEKATRTIDVYIDLVASPLALTINITGATIVPVAGGLSNVEPLLLELDKAVRERILRKFDRRVVVRSECRVEPGLIGAALLGLRADAE is encoded by the coding sequence ATGATCATTTCCTTCGACATTGGCGGCTCTGCCATCAAAGGCGGGATTGCCCGGTCCGAAAACGACATCACGCCGCTCGACCGCTATCCGACACCAACCGACGACTTTGCGGCGTTCGTCGGTGTCCTGCGCAAGATCATCGACGAAGCCGGCGAGAAGCCGAAGCGGCTGTCGTTCTCCATTGCCGGCGTCGTCGATCCGGACACGCAAAGGCTGACCTGCGCCAACATCCCCTGCATTCACGGACGGAATTTCGCCGCCGATATCGAAGCCGAACTCGGCATTCCCGTGCTTGTCGCCAACGACGCGGATTGCTTTGCTATGGCGGAAGCCGGCCTCGGCGCAGGACGCGGGCATCGCATCGTCCTCGGCGTCATCCTCGGCACCGGCGTTGGCGGCGGCGTGATCGCCAACGGCAGGCTGATCAATGAAGCGGGCGGCTTTGCCGGCGAATGGGGACACGGACCGATCGTCGCCCTGCGCGCTGGCCATCCACCGGTCGAAATCCCCCACTACGCCTGCGGTTGCGGCCAGAAAGGCTGTGTCGACAGTGTTGGAGGCGCCCGCGGCATGGAACGGCTGCACAAGACGCTGCACGACATCGATCTTTCCAGCCGCGAGATCATTGACGACTGGCTGCGTGGCGAAGAGAAGGCAACCCGGACGATCGACGTCTATATCGACCTCGTAGCCTCCCCTCTCGCGCTGACGATCAACATCACGGGCGCGACGATCGTGCCGGTTGCCGGCGGCCTCTCTAATGTCGAGCCGCTGCTCCTCGAACTGGACAAGGCTGTCCGGGAACGGATCCTGCGCAAGTTCGACCGCCGTGTCGTCGTCCGCAGCGAATGCCGGGTCGAGCCCGGCCTGATCGGGGCCGCCCTCCTCGGCCTGCGAGCGGACGCCGAATAA
- a CDS encoding sugar-binding transcriptional regulator: MVKRSETSGRLDDAARAGWLYYVAGRTQDEIAASMGISRQSAQRLVSLAVAERLIKVRLDHPIAACLELANAVRKKFNLRHVEIVPSDPGSGSSTVGIAEAAAAEIERWLKRTDPIVLAVGTGRTLKAAVDQLPTIECPNHRIVSLTGNIAPDGSAAYYNVIFSMADAVKARHFPMPLPVLVTSAEERETLHGQQLVRSTLEMSAQADVTFVGIGELGIDGPLCVDGFLEKDEMMELMRNGAVGEICGWVFDADGKLLDNPINERVASASIPSRDSSTVIGIGKGKRKFKAIRAAVTGHQINALITDEATAEYLLNS; the protein is encoded by the coding sequence ATGGTGAAGAGATCCGAGACTTCCGGGCGGCTTGACGATGCGGCGCGTGCCGGCTGGCTGTATTATGTCGCTGGCCGAACACAGGATGAGATCGCCGCTTCGATGGGGATTTCGCGCCAATCCGCGCAGCGTCTGGTGTCGCTTGCGGTCGCTGAACGCTTGATCAAGGTGCGGCTCGACCATCCGATCGCCGCCTGTCTCGAACTTGCCAATGCCGTGCGCAAGAAGTTCAACCTGAGGCATGTCGAGATCGTGCCGAGCGATCCCGGTTCGGGCTCGTCAACCGTTGGGATCGCCGAGGCGGCAGCGGCCGAAATCGAGCGCTGGTTGAAGCGGACGGATCCGATCGTACTTGCCGTCGGGACGGGGAGAACTTTGAAGGCCGCTGTCGATCAGCTGCCGACCATCGAATGTCCCAATCATCGCATCGTATCGCTGACAGGCAACATCGCGCCTGACGGCTCGGCCGCGTACTACAACGTCATCTTCAGCATGGCCGATGCGGTCAAGGCGCGGCATTTTCCAATGCCGCTTCCGGTTCTCGTGACGTCTGCCGAAGAGCGGGAAACCCTGCATGGACAGCAGCTCGTTCGTTCGACGCTTGAGATGAGCGCGCAGGCGGATGTAACGTTCGTCGGCATCGGCGAGCTCGGCATCGACGGACCGCTTTGCGTCGACGGTTTTCTCGAGAAGGACGAGATGATGGAACTGATGCGCAACGGCGCTGTCGGTGAGATCTGCGGCTGGGTCTTCGACGCTGACGGCAAGCTTCTCGACAATCCGATCAACGAGCGGGTTGCCTCCGCTTCCATCCCGTCCCGTGATTCGTCGACCGTGATCGGGATCGGCAAGGGCAAGCGCAAGTTCAAGGCGATCAGGGCTGCCGTGACCGGCCATCAAATCAATGCCTTGATCACCGATGAGGCTACGGCCGAATATTTGCTCAATTCGTGA
- a CDS encoding efflux RND transporter permease subunit — MDNSSTEKRPFNLSRWAIGHPSIARFLFGLILITGVLGLMRMGQKEDPDFTFRVMVVQAVWPGASIQEMEDQVVNKIERKLQETPHIDWVKSYTRAGSAIITLQVKGDTNSQQVADAFYQVRKKVGDISNELPEGLLGPYFNDEFGDTYITLHSISGDGYSYPELKKFAIQARDMLLTTPGVEKAVIIGDQPEKIYIDVSSKALAERGLTILDLQNAIKGQNSVDAAGSVDTGTRSVRISVEGDVTKAADIRELRLKAGNQVTRLGDIATVYSGLEDPYQRKFRFNGHESVQVGVVMAKGFKVTDVGKDVEATYQRFEQSLPYGVAVDQISNQPDVVTDAISEFMHALGEALVIVLIVSFLSIGWRSGLVIAIAIPLVLAATFAIMYELGIDLQRISLGALIIALGLLVDDAMIVVELMERKLEEGLVKIEAASFAYSSTAFPMLTGTLITTAGFIPVGFAASTAGEYVRTLFYVVGIALVVSWFVAVYFTPWLGYMILKQRHHAGEHHDAFDTSFYRRLRATVGWAVRHRIIVVAMTLVTFATSLWAFQFIPQNFFPQSSRPEILVDLWLPEGTSIKEVETQTKALEAKIMGDADKKFVASYIGEGAPRFFLPLDQQLRNPNFAQLLVMANDEPARERLIVKLRDILAEDFPDIRGKVDRLFLGPPTGWPVQMRVMGPDRQEVRKIADEVKAKFQANPQLGAIHDDWLEPVPAMKLVIDQDRARALGVTSQRIRQMLQTAVSGAPLDDFRDGEETVSIVAREPETSRSLLSAVNSVYVPTDFGGFVPVSQVAKVVPVLEQGIEWRRDRLPTITVRATLPDDVQSNDVVMKMYADMQSLRDSLPAGYKIEIQGGAEDSAESQASIAAKAPIMLVVIVLLLMAQLQHFGKAMLVLATGPLGIIGAAAALLISGAPFGFVAILGVIALLGIIIRNSIILVDQIDQDIKAGMHRQEAIIGAAVRRFRPIMLTALTAVLALIPISRGVFWGPLAYAMMGGILVATVLTILVLPAAYALFFGKEPKAKDDAAEDHANGNDGSHLHGTPPAIAAE, encoded by the coding sequence ATGGACAACTCGAGCACCGAGAAGCGTCCCTTCAACCTGTCGCGCTGGGCGATCGGTCATCCGAGCATCGCGCGTTTCCTGTTCGGCCTCATTCTGATTACCGGCGTGCTCGGACTGATGCGCATGGGTCAGAAGGAAGATCCGGATTTCACCTTCCGCGTGATGGTCGTGCAGGCCGTCTGGCCAGGCGCCTCCATTCAGGAGATGGAAGACCAGGTCGTCAACAAGATCGAGCGCAAGCTGCAGGAAACCCCGCATATCGATTGGGTTAAGTCCTATACGCGCGCTGGCAGCGCCATCATCACCCTGCAGGTCAAGGGCGATACCAACAGCCAGCAAGTGGCTGACGCCTTCTACCAGGTGCGCAAGAAGGTGGGTGACATCTCCAACGAGCTGCCGGAAGGTCTGCTCGGTCCCTATTTCAATGACGAGTTCGGCGATACCTACATCACGCTGCATTCGATCAGTGGTGATGGCTACAGCTATCCCGAGCTGAAGAAATTCGCCATCCAGGCGCGCGACATGCTGTTGACGACGCCTGGCGTCGAGAAGGCCGTGATCATCGGCGACCAGCCGGAAAAGATCTATATCGACGTCTCCTCGAAGGCCTTGGCTGAACGTGGCCTGACTATTCTCGACCTTCAGAACGCGATCAAGGGACAGAACAGCGTCGATGCAGCAGGCTCCGTCGATACCGGCACGCGCTCGGTGCGAATCTCCGTCGAGGGCGATGTGACCAAGGCCGCGGATATCCGCGAGCTGCGGCTGAAGGCCGGCAATCAGGTGACGCGCCTTGGCGATATCGCGACCGTCTATTCCGGCCTGGAGGACCCCTATCAGCGCAAGTTCCGCTTCAACGGGCATGAGAGCGTTCAGGTCGGCGTCGTCATGGCCAAGGGCTTCAAGGTGACCGATGTCGGCAAGGACGTCGAAGCGACCTACCAGCGTTTCGAGCAGTCGCTGCCGTACGGCGTTGCCGTCGACCAGATTTCCAACCAGCCTGATGTCGTTACTGATGCGATCAGCGAGTTCATGCATGCGCTCGGCGAAGCGCTTGTTATCGTGCTGATCGTCTCATTCCTGTCCATCGGCTGGCGCTCGGGGCTCGTTATCGCGATTGCCATTCCGCTCGTGCTGGCCGCGACCTTCGCCATCATGTACGAGCTCGGGATAGATCTGCAACGCATCTCGCTCGGCGCTCTGATCATCGCGCTCGGGCTGCTCGTCGATGACGCCATGATCGTCGTCGAGTTGATGGAGCGAAAACTCGAAGAAGGCCTTGTGAAGATCGAGGCGGCGAGTTTCGCCTACTCCTCGACTGCCTTCCCGATGCTGACAGGTACGCTGATCACCACCGCCGGCTTCATTCCGGTTGGCTTTGCGGCATCCACCGCCGGTGAATATGTGCGCACGCTGTTTTATGTCGTCGGCATCGCGCTCGTCGTCTCGTGGTTCGTCGCGGTCTATTTCACGCCGTGGCTCGGCTACATGATCCTGAAGCAGCGTCATCATGCCGGCGAACACCATGATGCCTTCGATACCAGCTTCTATCGGCGCCTTCGGGCGACGGTCGGCTGGGCTGTGCGTCATCGCATCATCGTGGTGGCGATGACACTGGTGACCTTCGCGACCAGTCTCTGGGCGTTCCAGTTCATTCCGCAGAACTTCTTCCCGCAATCTTCCCGTCCTGAGATCCTTGTCGATCTCTGGTTGCCTGAAGGCACCAGCATCAAGGAAGTCGAGACGCAGACCAAGGCGCTCGAAGCCAAGATCATGGGTGATGCCGACAAGAAGTTCGTCGCTTCCTATATCGGCGAAGGCGCTCCGCGCTTCTTCCTGCCGCTCGACCAGCAGCTTCGCAATCCGAACTTCGCGCAGCTCCTTGTCATGGCAAACGACGAGCCTGCGCGCGAACGCCTGATCGTCAAGCTGCGTGATATCCTTGCGGAAGACTTCCCGGATATCCGCGGCAAGGTCGATCGTCTGTTCCTCGGTCCGCCGACGGGTTGGCCGGTGCAGATGCGCGTCATGGGACCGGACCGTCAGGAAGTTCGCAAGATCGCCGACGAGGTGAAGGCGAAGTTCCAGGCCAACCCGCAGCTTGGCGCGATCCATGACGACTGGCTCGAGCCGGTGCCGGCTATGAAGCTGGTGATCGACCAGGACCGTGCGCGTGCGCTTGGCGTCACGTCGCAGCGCATACGCCAGATGCTGCAGACGGCCGTCTCCGGTGCCCCGCTCGACGACTTCCGCGATGGCGAAGAGACGGTATCGATCGTTGCCCGCGAGCCGGAGACCAGCCGCTCGCTGCTGTCGGCCGTCAATTCGGTCTATGTGCCGACTGATTTCGGTGGATTTGTTCCGGTATCGCAGGTTGCCAAGGTGGTGCCGGTTCTGGAGCAGGGGATCGAATGGCGGCGTGACCGTCTGCCGACGATCACCGTTCGTGCGACCTTGCCTGACGACGTCCAGTCGAACGATGTCGTCATGAAGATGTATGCCGACATGCAGTCGCTGCGTGACAGCCTGCCGGCCGGCTACAAGATCGAAATCCAGGGCGGCGCGGAAGATTCCGCCGAAAGCCAGGCTTCGATCGCCGCAAAGGCGCCGATCATGCTTGTTGTGATCGTCCTCCTGCTGATGGCGCAGCTGCAGCACTTCGGCAAGGCGATGCTCGTGCTGGCGACAGGTCCGCTCGGGATCATCGGGGCGGCTGCGGCGCTGCTGATATCGGGTGCTCCGTTCGGCTTCGTCGCCATCCTCGGCGTCATCGCGCTGCTCGGGATCATCATCCGCAACTCGATCATCCTCGTCGACCAGATCGATCAGGACATCAAGGCGGGGATGCATCGGCAGGAAGCGATCATCGGTGCCGCGGTCCGGCGTTTCCGCCCGATCATGCTGACGGCATTGACCGCGGTGCTCGCGCTGATCCCGATCTCGCGTGGCGTGTTCTGGGGGCCACTGGCCTACGCCATGATGGGCGGCATCCTGGTCGCGACCGTGCTGACGATTCTCGTGCTGCCCGCGGCCTATGCCTTGTTCTTCGGCAAGGAGCCGAAGGCAAAGGACGATGCGGCCGAAGACCATGCAAACGGCAACGACGGAAGTCATCTCCATGGAACTCCGCCGGCCATCGCAGCGGAATGA
- a CDS encoding response regulator: MRILLVEDDKMIGEAVRDHVIAANHAVDWVGNLGDADTAIGPVDYGLVLLDLQLPDGSGVDFLKRLRSRGMNMPVIILTARDQISDRIEGLNAGADDYLVKPFNLEELEARIQAVARRYDANPHPIVRIADIEIDRPQHKLSVAGEAIILTSREWAVLDLLTARPGSIVSKDRIEEALYAFGSEIESNTVEVYVSRLRKKIGKDRIRTARGIGYTLG; this comes from the coding sequence GTGCGTATCCTACTGGTTGAAGATGACAAGATGATCGGGGAAGCGGTGCGTGATCATGTGATCGCGGCCAATCACGCTGTCGACTGGGTTGGCAATCTCGGCGACGCCGATACCGCCATCGGCCCCGTCGACTACGGGCTGGTGCTTCTGGACCTGCAGCTTCCGGATGGCAGCGGCGTCGATTTCCTCAAGCGCCTGCGCAGCCGTGGAATGAACATGCCGGTCATCATCCTGACCGCCCGGGATCAGATCTCAGACCGGATCGAAGGACTGAACGCCGGCGCCGACGACTATCTGGTGAAGCCGTTCAACCTGGAAGAGCTGGAAGCGCGGATACAGGCTGTCGCCCGCCGCTATGACGCCAATCCGCATCCGATCGTCCGCATCGCCGATATCGAAATAGACCGGCCACAGCATAAACTCTCGGTCGCCGGCGAAGCGATCATCCTGACGAGCCGTGAATGGGCCGTCCTCGATCTTCTGACGGCACGGCCCGGTTCGATCGTATCGAAGGATCGTATCGAAGAAGCGCTGTACGCCTTCGGCTCGGAAATCGAAAGCAACACCGTTGAAGTCTACGTCAGCCGATTGCGCAAGAAGATCGGCAAGGACCGCATCCGCACCGCCCGCGGCATCGGCTACACCCTCGGATGA
- a CDS encoding sensor histidine kinase: MKRDRSIARSLILTLTSMMVVFWLLAIGLSFRVMQHEFDEIFDSAQQETTQRLLALIVDDIDQRDALEPHGIAALETAADREYLTFQVRDPQGKVILRSNDAPAEPFPAPLATGFKDSETARIYTESTADGRLFLQVADRFKNRREAVRESAVTLLIPLAVLVPSSILVIWLIVNRSLKPLDTLREDIGTKDGGNLAELETRDLPKELRPIARSVNLLLARLRAALEAEREFTANSAHELRTPIAGALAQTQRLAEELPPGPALTRARQVETSLVNLGRLAEKLLQLARAEAGIGGSATAADLRNVLDMIVTDFERDRRTNGRLHYSVADGASLTRSADMDAFGIVMRNLIENALVHGDPDLPIRISLENDGVIRVINGGPVVREMDIATLKKRFRRGQTNASGSGLGLAIADRIISQMSGTLELISPASGETSGFEARIKLPA, from the coding sequence ATGAAACGCGACCGCAGTATTGCACGCAGCCTGATCCTCACGCTGACTTCCATGATGGTCGTATTCTGGCTGCTGGCCATTGGCCTCAGCTTCCGCGTGATGCAGCACGAATTCGACGAGATCTTCGACAGCGCCCAGCAGGAAACGACCCAGCGGCTTCTGGCACTCATCGTCGACGACATCGATCAGCGCGATGCCCTCGAACCACATGGTATTGCAGCGCTGGAGACCGCCGCGGACCGGGAGTATCTGACTTTCCAGGTACGAGACCCGCAGGGAAAAGTGATTCTCCGCTCCAACGACGCGCCCGCCGAGCCTTTCCCCGCGCCGCTCGCGACGGGCTTCAAGGACAGCGAAACCGCGCGCATCTATACCGAGTCGACAGCTGACGGACGGCTGTTCCTGCAGGTGGCAGATCGCTTCAAGAACCGCCGCGAAGCCGTGCGCGAAAGCGCCGTTACCTTGCTGATCCCGCTGGCGGTGCTTGTACCATCAAGCATTCTGGTGATCTGGCTGATCGTCAATCGCAGCCTGAAACCGCTGGACACCCTGCGGGAGGATATCGGCACAAAGGATGGCGGCAACCTCGCGGAACTGGAAACCCGTGATCTGCCAAAGGAACTGCGGCCGATCGCGCGGTCCGTCAACCTGCTGCTTGCAAGGCTGCGCGCAGCCCTCGAAGCCGAACGGGAATTCACCGCCAACAGCGCTCACGAGCTCAGAACGCCGATTGCCGGCGCGTTGGCTCAGACGCAACGCCTTGCCGAAGAACTCCCTCCGGGTCCGGCATTGACCCGGGCACGGCAGGTGGAAACCTCCCTCGTCAATCTCGGACGACTGGCCGAAAAGCTGCTCCAACTTGCCCGCGCCGAAGCCGGTATCGGCGGTAGCGCAACGGCTGCGGACCTGCGCAACGTGCTGGACATGATCGTGACGGATTTCGAGCGCGATCGCCGTACGAACGGTCGCCTGCATTATTCGGTCGCCGACGGCGCCAGCCTCACCCGCAGTGCCGATATGGACGCCTTCGGCATCGTCATGCGCAACCTGATCGAGAATGCGCTTGTTCACGGCGATCCCGACCTTCCGATCCGCATCAGCCTGGAAAATGATGGCGTGATCCGAGTCATCAACGGCGGTCCGGTTGTGCGCGAGATGGATATCGCAACTCTCAAGAAACGCTTCCGCCGCGGCCAGACCAACGCGTCGGGATCGGGTCTAGGCCTTGCGATCGCCGACAGGATCATCTCCCAGATGAGCGGCACGCTGGAACTTATTTCGCCTGCATCAGGAGAGACATCCGGCTTCGAAGCACGGATCAAGTTGCCGGCCTGA
- a CDS encoding ABC transporter ATP-binding protein: MGSITLQKVSKVFGEAKVIPSIDLDIKDGEFVVFVGPSGCGKSTLLRLIAGLEDVSAGKIVIDGKDATERAPSERGLAMVFQSYALYPHMSVRNNIAFPLKMANMDKAEIDKKVADAARVLNLTDYLERKPRQLSGGQRQRVAIGRAIVRQPSAFLFDEPLSNLDAALRVNMRLEISELHQQLKTTMIYVTHDQVEAMTMADKIVVLNRGNIEQVGSPLELYHKPRNLFVAGFIGSPKMNFVSGQYAAQFGAHTIGVRPEHMLLSTESGDWKGKITVAEHLGADTFLHVDVEGIGHVTARGGGDFPAKAGDAVYLMPDKTRIHKFNEGGLAI, from the coding sequence ATGGGCAGCATTACCCTTCAGAAAGTCTCGAAGGTCTTCGGTGAAGCCAAGGTCATCCCGTCGATCGACCTCGACATCAAGGACGGCGAATTCGTCGTCTTCGTCGGCCCCTCGGGCTGCGGCAAGTCCACACTTCTCAGGCTGATCGCCGGCCTCGAGGACGTATCGGCTGGCAAGATCGTCATTGACGGCAAGGATGCGACCGAGAGAGCACCATCGGAACGTGGGCTTGCGATGGTTTTCCAGTCCTACGCGCTCTACCCCCATATGAGCGTGCGCAACAATATCGCCTTTCCCCTGAAGATGGCGAACATGGACAAGGCCGAGATCGACAAGAAGGTCGCCGACGCTGCCCGGGTTCTGAACTTGACCGATTACCTCGAGCGCAAGCCGCGTCAGCTTTCTGGCGGCCAGCGCCAGCGTGTGGCGATCGGCCGCGCGATCGTTCGCCAGCCTTCGGCCTTCCTGTTCGACGAGCCGTTGTCGAACCTCGATGCGGCACTGCGCGTCAACATGCGCCTGGAGATCAGCGAGCTGCACCAGCAGCTGAAGACGACAATGATCTACGTCACCCACGACCAGGTGGAAGCCATGACCATGGCTGACAAGATCGTCGTGCTGAACCGTGGCAATATCGAGCAGGTCGGCTCCCCGCTCGAGCTCTATCACAAGCCACGCAACCTGTTCGTCGCCGGTTTCATCGGTTCGCCGAAGATGAATTTCGTCAGCGGCCAATATGCTGCGCAATTCGGCGCGCACACGATCGGCGTCAGGCCCGAACACATGCTGCTTTCGACGGAAAGCGGTGATTGGAAGGGCAAGATCACGGTCGCCGAACATCTCGGCGCCGACACGTTCCTCCATGTCGATGTCGAGGGTATCGGTCACGTGACCGCTCGTGGCGGCGGCGACTTCCCCGCCAAGGCAGGCGACGCCGTCTATCTGATGCCAGACAAGACGCGGATTCACAAATTCAACGAGGGCGGCCTCGCCATCTGA